The Setaria viridis chromosome 2, Setaria_viridis_v4.0, whole genome shotgun sequence DNA window TATTGTCGTATTTTTGTCACTCAAGAAGTTCTCAGTGTACTAGTGCAGGCTTGTGACAGTTAAGAACAGAACTGGTTGTCTGTTTGGTGAACCGATTGTTGTAGGATAAGCAGATTGGTTCTAGGGtgtttgaaaggaaaaaaaatgtctcGGCAAAAGTAATTTCTTCCTGCTTATCGATCAGGGAACTTGCAACCCTTGTGACTGGCACTGTAACCAACAAACACGACGCATTCTCTGGATCTGATGCTAAGGGCGTGTTTGGGACTATTCCGCTCCAGAAAAAACAGCTTCAGAAAAATAGGGAGCTATAAACCTGTTTGGCTAATGATGTAAACTCTAACTCTAGAAATTATAAGAATTGGTGAAAATAGTCTTTCTTGCCCTTGGTTGGGGTTAGTGTTTTTTGCGCGAGCTACAGTACCCATTTGCTACAGTTCTTCACCTAATTTTTTGCATGAAGATCGATGTACTAGAAATATCTATAGAGTAAAAGCTTCGTTGCCGATCGACCTGCTCTGCTGCGATGGCACCGCGTGATGCTACGCTGCAGCCGGCAGCAGCGTACAATACTACCACTACAAACTCTTCATCACTCTCCTTGGTCCCTACTACGTACGTACAAAACCGTAGACACAACGTCGGTGTTCGTGGACGTATCTCTACCACGATACACGCCCCGTCCGCCATGGTCTGCTGGTGTGTGTGTCACTTCAGGTTGGCTGCCCCACAGCACGGGCTCCGCCGCTGCTCACGATCCACAGGTGAGCTGCATTATTAACAACGGTAGATTTGTTAGATTCCTTGATCAAACTCAGGGTCGACGCAAAAACAAGCAGAGATTGATGAGGAAACCGAGCAAAGAGAGGGGGGTTGAGGGGATTACTCACTAAGGACTTGCTCAGCAGTGAACCTCCTCCACTCATCGCGGCAGATCATGCGCCTCGTCAGGTCCTTGGCGGTCGGGGACACGCCGCCGAACAGCCTAGGCAGGAACCGCACGCCGCCCCGCATCACGACCGCTAGCACCTCCGCGGCGCTCTCGCCGCCGAAGGAGAGTGCGTCGCGGGAGAGCAGCGCGTACATCACCACCCCGACACTCCACATGTTGGCCTTTGCGTCGTACTCGCTGCCAAACACCACCTCGGGCACCACGTAATGGGGCATCCCCACCAACCCCTCCGCGTGGCCAAGGCCCCCACGCCCACCCACGCCACGGACCCGAAGTCTGCCAGTCGTGCACATGCTGCCACGAACTCGAAGTTTGTTTGGGCTAACACGCACATCCAAACACTTCCATGAATTAGAGTCCATGGAAATTGCCACTTGCCTGCTACCCAGCCCACATGAATCGACCCGAATTCCAAATGACCTTAATAACCCTTCGTTCCCTCCATTTACCCACCATGTGCATATTTACTCACCAGGTGTCCATTTACCCACCAGGTGTCCATTTACCCTACTGGTGTCCATTTACCTAGGTGGTGTGTATTTACCTAGGTGGTGTCTATTTACCCATCTGGTGTTCATTTACCCAAAAGGTGTCTATTTACCTACCAAGTGTCTATTTACTCTACTGGTGTAGATTTACCCAAGTGGTGTCTATTTAGTGTTATGTTGCAAAGAGTTCTAaggagtaaaagaaaaaattgtgaaaaagaaagaaagaagaaagaaaaggaaaaggaaacaacgagaagaagaaaaagagaaataaagTACTCATCAGTTCGAACTTCAAAAGCGCGGGCCGAGGGCCCAACCAATAATGAGTCAGGCCCGTTTTCATGATAATGTACGATGTCACAGCGGCCACGGCTCGAAGGCCTTCGTTCAGCCGGCGGACTAGAGGTGGATGTTTGTTTAGAAATTCCGCCCGTTAATCCGGTAGCCGGCCCAACTCCCACGAACCTATTGGGCCCTCGTGAAACTTAGCCCAGTTAGTTAACAACATCTGTCTGATCCATCTGCTAACAAAAAAGCTTGTCTGTACGATGAAAAATTGACAAAATGGCTTCCGAGGGTTTGTTTAAAGCTTTGGCCTGGCATCTTGTCTTCTGTTCTCTGCTGCCGCGTACGGAGTACCTTCAACTGTGGCACGGTATCCTCTCGATCTCAGGCGATGGGGATATGTACGTACTCCGTGCCGGCGACGAGGGAGGCGCACCGGTACGGTACCGTACACTTCTGTACGGGCCTTCACTGCTACAGCGTCTTCTGGACGCGGCAAATGCAAGTGGGCATTGCAGCGAGCGGTCAGTTTGTTGGATTGGTATGGGTCGTACGTGCCGACCGTACTCACAGATAGTCACACCGACGGCGGGTCCCAGTTTGTATGGGAAGGGTAGGTAGAAAGACAAACAACCCAACGCGTTGCTCACTGCCATATTACCAGTCTAAACATGTGAGGTAGTACGTTGATCATAGAGTACGTACTCCATCcacatacatatatattagGGAAAAGTTCTATTTTCACCCCTATAGTAGAAGTATAATTTTCAACCTACAATTACAAAATCGGACACGGAAAGCTCGCCAACTGTCAAAACCATGCAAATTCAGCTCTTTAGGTGGTTTAAAGggtggttttacattttctaGAAATTAAAAGGTTTTGatttaataaagaaaaacataactaattcatttcaaatccaaaaaaatATGATTGGTACCAAAAGTTTTCTAAGAATGTAAGCTATTTGGTGGTAGTCTATTAGGAGTTGTTTACATCATATTTGATACTATTCCTAGTGTTTTATTGCTCGTAATAAAACACAATGAACATGAACAACCAAGGATCAAATAATGCCAAAAAGAACACCATTTGATATTTTTcagatttgaaatgaattagttatgaactTTTTAATTAATTCTAAACTTttaaaatttctagaaaatgcaaaatCACTCTTGAAACCACCTAAATGGTCAAATTTACCTGGttttgatagttggatggtcTCCATGTCCGGTTTTGTAGTTGTGGATTAAAAGTCAGACTTCTAGTATAGTTGAAGGGTGAAAATTGGACTTTTcccgtatctagacataaccctatatttaggtgcatagcaaaatctatatatctagaaaagtcaaaacgacttacatTTTGGAACAAATAGAGTAATTTTTATCGGGCAGTACCCTTTCCTTACTTAAAGCATCTCCAAGAGTGTCCGAAAAATAAAGTCAACAATTGATTTTGAACCTTGTCAAAAATTAttgggaagaaaaagaaacatatTGCCCAATGGTATTTTTTCCCCCTCGTCGTCGGATGTCCTTCGTTTTCTCATTGAGAAAATTTCTTGGATGCCATTCAAAATTTAGCTCATCCCCTGTGTGCCATCCAAATTTAGTCCATCTCTCATGTGCAATCGATTCTAATTTTTCATCCCCTGTGTGCCACTGCCGTTCATTCGCGCGGTGCTTGCCGTCCGCCTGTTGCTGCTCGCTTCACTTTACTCCCTTCTCTTCCACTCAGTCCTACTCCAGAGCCTTTCCCCTTTCAAGCTGGCTAAAGGCAACCAAAATTCGATCTCTACACTGAGTCTTGCAGCAATTTCTCATACCGGTGTACTCCATTCGTTGCCACCTTCCCACTCTCCAAGGGTTTCCTGTCCACGTCCTCTCGAATCCCACCATGGATAGAGTGCCAGTTCTTTTGCCTTCAGGATGCGCGGGATTCTGTGCTTGGGCAATCGTTTCTTAGCTTCATCGCATACATGAGCCCAGTATGGTCTCCGTGTCGCTGAAGTCGTGGATCTCCGCAGCGCCGACGGGCTATGGCTGCCGGCGAGCCGCGTGGTGAAGAAGGCAGAGGAGGTCCCTGTGCACACCCATTCTAGTTGCAATCCTTCCTTTCCATACAGCTGGTTCTGCTGCTCCTTGCCCGGCTCCGGTCCGTCGACCGTCGTGCACAGAAGGGACCACGGCGCGCCACCGTAAGTGCGGCTGCAGCATTGCCGGCCGGAACGGAGAGCGGGAACATGCCCTGGTCCCGGATCTCGCGGCGGGTGCTAGCATAGGAATTGGACTCCAGCGACGGGGGCGGCCCTCCGGTCCCGGTGGCCACCAGGTGGAAGTTagccgcggccgcgctcgtcCTGGGGTTCGTG harbors:
- the LOC117844007 gene encoding phosphoenolpyruvate carboxylase kinase 2-like — encoded protein: MPHYVVPEVVFGSEYDAKANMWSVGVVMYALLSRDALSFGGESAAEVLAVVMRGGVRFLPRLFGGVSPTAKDLTRRMICRDEWRRFTAEQNPVLTLKKYNMINGNKLWIRTSEYAALPKNQTWTLVPPKKGVNLIDKV